A part of Desulfobacter sp. genomic DNA contains:
- a CDS encoding efflux RND transporter periplasmic adaptor subunit, with protein MGHVNSIIIRSLSSLILISGLFSMAGCRGNPEAAPPPPKALEVSVETVHPRELMLTTELPGRTSACRTAQIRPQVSGLVQSRLFKEGSNVTAGDVLYQIDPSSFKAALDNARANLKAAKRSADRARAALKAGIADKDRLQVNLDLAQTNRERYETLFEKKFISAIQRDQAVTEAKAAQSALNAALAQVESSRDAVAAAEAAIEQSHAMVETAKINLSYTTITAPISGRIGRSAVTEGAIVTAYQSMALAVIQQMDPIFVDVPQSTTELLRLRQRLNKGQLNRNGHTQNRVRLILEDGSQYPMEGTLAFQEINVDPTTGSVILRAEFPNPDHILLPGMFVRAVIKEGTSPAAILIPQQSVSRDSKGDPMTFLVDKDSKVTARRLTLDRAIHDKWLVASGLKQGDRLIVEGIQKVRPGATVKAVETTPPSQKEGDR; from the coding sequence ATGGGCCATGTAAACAGCATCATTATTCGGAGTTTATCCAGTTTAATTCTTATTTCCGGTCTTTTTTCCATGGCCGGGTGCAGGGGAAACCCTGAAGCAGCCCCGCCGCCGCCCAAGGCGCTCGAAGTCTCCGTTGAAACGGTGCACCCCCGGGAGCTCATGCTGACCACGGAACTGCCGGGCCGGACATCGGCCTGCCGCACGGCCCAAATCCGGCCCCAGGTGTCGGGCCTCGTCCAGAGCCGGCTTTTCAAAGAAGGGTCCAATGTTACGGCCGGGGATGTCCTCTACCAGATCGACCCCTCATCATTTAAGGCGGCTCTGGACAATGCCCGGGCCAACCTCAAGGCCGCAAAAAGATCTGCGGACCGTGCCCGGGCGGCCCTCAAGGCCGGCATTGCCGACAAAGACCGGCTCCAGGTCAACCTGGACCTGGCCCAAACCAACCGGGAAAGATACGAAACCCTGTTTGAAAAGAAGTTCATTTCCGCCATCCAGAGGGACCAGGCCGTGACAGAAGCCAAGGCGGCCCAGTCCGCCCTCAATGCCGCCCTGGCCCAGGTGGAAAGCAGCCGGGATGCCGTGGCAGCGGCGGAAGCCGCCATTGAGCAATCCCACGCCATGGTGGAAACCGCCAAAATCAACCTCTCCTATACCACCATCACCGCCCCCATTTCCGGACGCATCGGGCGGTCCGCCGTGACCGAGGGGGCCATTGTAACAGCCTACCAGTCCATGGCCCTGGCCGTCATCCAGCAGATGGACCCCATCTTCGTTGATGTACCCCAATCCACCACGGAACTGCTCAGGCTCCGCCAACGGCTGAACAAGGGCCAGCTCAACCGAAACGGCCATACCCAGAACCGGGTCCGGCTCATCCTCGAGGACGGGTCCCAATACCCCATGGAGGGCACCCTTGCTTTCCAGGAAATCAACGTGGACCCCACCACCGGCTCCGTCATCCTCAGGGCCGAGTTCCCCAACCCCGACCACATCCTTCTGCCGGGCATGTTTGTCCGGGCCGTGATCAAGGAAGGGACCAGCCCCGCGGCCATCCTCATTCCCCAGCAATCCGTGTCCCGGGATTCCAAGGGCGATCCCATGACCTTCCTGGTGGATAAGGACAGCAAGGTCACCGCCAGGCGCCTCACCCTGGACCGGGCCATCCATGACAAGTGGCTGGTGGCATCGGGCCTTAAGCAGGGGGACCGGCTCATTGTGGAGGGGATACAGAAGGTCCGGCCCGGGGCAACGGTTAAAGCCGTTGAAACGACGCCGCCCTCCCAGAAGGAAGGAGACCGCTAA
- a CDS encoding efflux RND transporter permease subunit → MSKFFLDRPVFAWVIAIILMVAGGLGIYNLPISQYPPIAPPSIAVDAFYPGASAETVENSVTQIIEQKMTGFDDMLYLSATSDSSGAARIELTFAPGTDPDLAWAKVQNKLQLAMSSLPEVVQRQGVQVSKSTRNYLMVVSLICEDGSMDGNDLRDYSQSTLEKVLARVPGVGEVTTFGTQYAMRIWLDPNKLTNYNLTIADVIAALKSYNVEVSAGQFGGAPAVEGQRLNASIVVQNLLKTPKEFADIPLRINPDGSRVRIRDVGRTELGTERYDVEAEYNGMPTGALAIRQAAGANALATAENVRAKLEEMSNFFPQGVKVVYPYDTTPFVRVAISEVFKTLLEAVILVFLVMYLFMGNLRATLIPTIAVPVVLLGTFAVLGLFGFSINMLTMFAMVLAIGLLVDDAIVVVENVERIMEEEGLSPRDATAKSMEEITSALIGIGLVLSAVFGPMAFFPGSTGVIYRQFSVTIIAAMLLSVLVALILTPVLCASLLKPMPAGHRPEDNAIFFMRPFFRWFNKSFNWIRGIYIKLVGRVLSKKLRYIALFLIITGTMGWLFKQLPTAYLPSEDQGILYVQAMLPANSTLEQTRTVLDRVKEHFLTHEKDAVESVLTISGFGFSGRGQNVGLAFVRLKDWELRQNPGLKVEPVAGRAMGFFSTFRDAMVFAFPPPAVVELGQANGFDFQLLDRGGLGHTKLMQARNQLLGMAHQDPRVTRVRPNGLEDVPEYRIDVDWEKAGTLGVPVSSINNTLAAAFGSAYVNDFIQSGRVKRVFVQSDARFRRLPSDLEKIYVRNNIGKMVPFASFASGHWTSGSPKLERFNGFPSMNIWGEAAPQKSSGEAMAAMEEAVGKLPRGVGFDWSGLSFQERMSGSQAPLLYAFSILVIFLCLAALYESWPIPVSILITLPLGVIGGVAACYWMGMPNDVYFQIGLLTILGLTTKNAILIVQFARAKVDEGMGLVEATLEGSRLRLRPIIMTSLAFGFGVLPLAMASGAGAGAQRAIGIGVLGGVVTSTLLVVLFAPLFYVIIYKLFGKHRKRVTMKGDAD, encoded by the coding sequence CTGTCAAAATTTTTCCTGGACCGGCCCGTATTCGCCTGGGTCATCGCCATTATCCTCATGGTGGCCGGGGGATTGGGAATCTATAATCTCCCCATTTCCCAATACCCCCCCATTGCGCCCCCCTCCATCGCCGTTGACGCCTTTTATCCGGGGGCTTCCGCTGAAACAGTGGAAAACAGCGTCACCCAGATCATCGAACAGAAGATGACCGGTTTTGACGACATGCTCTACCTTTCGGCCACCTCTGATTCCTCCGGAGCGGCCCGGATCGAACTGACCTTTGCCCCGGGCACCGACCCGGACCTGGCCTGGGCAAAGGTCCAGAACAAGCTCCAGCTGGCCATGTCCAGCCTGCCCGAGGTGGTTCAGCGCCAGGGGGTCCAGGTGAGCAAGTCCACCCGGAACTATCTCATGGTGGTCTCCCTGATCTGCGAGGACGGGTCCATGGACGGCAACGATCTGAGGGATTATTCCCAGTCCACCCTGGAGAAGGTGCTGGCCCGGGTCCCCGGGGTCGGAGAGGTCACCACCTTCGGCACCCAGTATGCCATGCGCATCTGGCTGGACCCCAACAAGCTCACCAATTACAACCTCACCATTGCAGATGTGATTGCCGCACTGAAGAGCTATAACGTGGAAGTCTCCGCCGGCCAGTTCGGCGGGGCCCCTGCGGTGGAAGGCCAGCGGCTCAACGCCTCCATCGTGGTTCAGAACCTGCTTAAAACCCCGAAGGAATTTGCCGATATTCCCCTGCGCATCAACCCCGACGGTTCCCGGGTGCGCATCAGGGATGTGGGACGCACGGAACTGGGGACGGAGCGGTACGATGTGGAGGCCGAATACAACGGCATGCCCACAGGCGCCCTGGCCATCCGCCAGGCCGCAGGGGCCAATGCCCTGGCAACCGCCGAAAATGTCCGGGCCAAACTGGAAGAAATGAGCAACTTTTTTCCCCAGGGTGTGAAGGTGGTCTATCCCTACGACACCACCCCCTTTGTCCGGGTGGCCATATCCGAGGTATTTAAAACCCTGCTTGAGGCGGTGATCCTGGTCTTTTTGGTCATGTACCTGTTCATGGGCAACCTGCGGGCCACCCTCATTCCCACCATTGCCGTGCCCGTAGTACTCCTGGGCACCTTTGCCGTGCTGGGGCTCTTCGGCTTTTCCATCAACATGCTCACCATGTTTGCCATGGTGCTGGCCATCGGCCTGCTGGTGGATGATGCCATTGTCGTGGTGGAAAATGTGGAACGGATCATGGAGGAGGAGGGCCTCTCCCCCCGGGACGCCACAGCCAAATCCATGGAAGAGATCACCTCCGCCCTCATCGGCATCGGCCTGGTGCTGTCGGCGGTGTTCGGCCCCATGGCCTTTTTCCCGGGCTCCACCGGTGTCATCTACCGGCAGTTCTCCGTGACCATCATCGCGGCCATGCTACTCTCGGTCCTGGTGGCCCTGATCCTGACACCCGTGCTCTGTGCCTCTCTGCTCAAGCCCATGCCGGCCGGCCACCGTCCCGAGGACAATGCCATATTTTTCATGCGCCCCTTTTTCCGGTGGTTTAACAAAAGCTTTAACTGGATCAGGGGGATATACATTAAGCTTGTGGGACGGGTCCTGTCCAAAAAGCTGCGGTATATTGCCCTGTTCCTCATCATTACCGGCACCATGGGCTGGCTGTTCAAGCAGCTGCCCACAGCCTATCTGCCCTCGGAAGACCAGGGCATTCTCTATGTCCAGGCCATGCTCCCGGCCAACTCCACCCTGGAACAGACCCGGACCGTGCTGGACCGGGTAAAAGAACATTTTTTGACCCATGAAAAAGACGCCGTGGAATCGGTGCTCACCATCTCCGGATTCGGATTTTCCGGCCGGGGCCAGAATGTGGGCCTGGCCTTTGTAAGACTGAAGGACTGGGAACTGCGCCAGAATCCCGGCCTCAAGGTGGAGCCGGTGGCCGGCAGGGCCATGGGCTTCTTTTCCACATTCAGGGATGCCATGGTCTTTGCCTTTCCCCCGCCGGCGGTGGTGGAACTGGGCCAGGCCAACGGGTTCGATTTCCAGCTCCTGGACCGCGGCGGCCTGGGCCATACAAAACTCATGCAGGCCAGGAACCAGCTGCTGGGCATGGCCCACCAGGACCCCAGGGTCACCCGGGTGCGCCCCAACGGCCTGGAGGACGTGCCCGAGTACCGTATTGACGTGGACTGGGAAAAGGCCGGCACCCTCGGTGTACCCGTGTCCTCCATCAACAACACCCTGGCGGCGGCCTTTGGCTCGGCCTATGTGAATGATTTCATCCAATCGGGGCGGGTCAAACGGGTATTTGTCCAGTCCGACGCCCGTTTCAGGCGCCTGCCTTCGGACCTTGAAAAAATTTATGTAAGGAACAATATCGGGAAAATGGTGCCCTTTGCCTCTTTTGCCTCGGGCCACTGGACCTCGGGCTCTCCAAAGCTGGAACGGTTCAACGGCTTCCCGTCCATGAACATCTGGGGAGAGGCCGCCCCGCAAAAAAGCTCGGGCGAAGCCATGGCCGCCATGGAAGAGGCCGTGGGCAAACTCCCCCGGGGGGTGGGCTTTGACTGGAGCGGGCTTTCCTTCCAGGAACGGATGTCCGGCTCCCAGGCGCCCCTGCTCTACGCATTTTCCATTCTGGTCATTTTCCTCTGCCTGGCGGCCCTGTACGAAAGCTGGCCCATCCCCGTATCCATCCTCATCACCCTGCCCCTGGGGGTTATCGGCGGGGTCGCGGCCTGTTATTGGATGGGCATGCCCAATGATGTTTATTTCCAGATCGGACTGCTCACCATCCTGGGGCTGACCACGAAAAACGCCATCCTCATCGTCCAGTTCGCCCGGGCGAAGGTGGACGAGGGCATGGGGCTTGTGGAGGCCACCCTGGAAGGATCCCGGCTGCGGCTGCGGCCCATTATCATGACCTCCCTGGCCTTTGGATTCGGGGTGCTTCCCCTGGCCATGGCATCGGGCGCAGGGGCCGGGGCCCAGCGGGCCATCGGCATCGGTGTATTGGGGGGGGTGGTCACCTCCACCCTGCTGGTAGTCCTCTTTGCACCGCTGTTTTATGTGATCATTTACAAATTATTCGGCAAACACAGAAAGCGCGTAACCATGAAAGGTGATGCGGATTAA